In a genomic window of Vespula vulgaris chromosome 21, iyVesVulg1.1, whole genome shotgun sequence:
- the LOC127071289 gene encoding 1,5-anhydro-D-fructose reductase-like, whose translation MAEIPSVTLANGYKMPMFALGTYLSQPGEVEKAVMDAIDLGYRHIDTAFFYENEHEIGTAIQAKIEDGTVKREDLFVTTKLWNNRHKEKDVVPTCKKSLENLGLTYIDLYLIHWPFAFQEGDVLVPKDKDGKLLLSDTDYIETWRGMEECVHKKLTRSIGVSNFNSEQIARLMKSSNIVPVNNQVEVSVNLNQEKLINFCKKYNIVVSAYSPLGRPGNRLGIKNSLDNPIIIKVAEKYKKTPAQIALRYVYQQGAAVIAKSVTQSRIKENMEIFDFELTLDEMTAIKSIGTGERVAPLTEVQGHQYYPFSIPF comes from the exons atggctGAAATTCCTTCCGTAACACTTGCAAATGGTTATAAAATGCCTATGTTTGCTTTAGGAACATATTTG tcTCAACCaggagaagtagaaaaagctGTTATGGATGCTATTGATCTTGGATATCGTCACATTGATACAGCTTTCTTTTACGAAAATGAACATGAAATTGGTACTGCAATACAAGCAAAAATCGAAGATGGAACTGTCAAAAGAGAAGATCTTTTTGTTACTACGAAG CTATGGAATAATCGTCACAAGGAAAAGGATGTAGTTCCAACTTGTAAAAAATCTTTAGAGAATCTTGGTTTAacttatatagatttatatttaattcacTGGCCATTTGCTTTTCAA gaAGGTGACGTATTGGTACCCAAAGACAAAGATGGTAAACTTTTATTATCAGACACTGATTATATTGAAACATGGAGGGGAATGGAAGAATgtgttcataaaaaattaactcgTAGTATCGGTGTCAGCAATTTTAATTCTGAGCAAATTGCTCGATTAATGAAGTCTTCTAATATTGTTCCTGTAAATAATCAA gtCGAAGTTAGTGTTAATCTCAATcaggaaaaattaataaacttttgTAAAAAGTACAATATCGTAGTAAGCGCTTATTCGCCTCTTGGAAGACCTGGAAATAGATTaggtataaaaaattctttggataatccaataattattaaagtggcagaaaaatataagaaaactcCAGCTCAAATTGCACTTAGATACGTC TATCAACAAGGTGCTGCAGTAATTGCTAAATCGGTAACGCAAAGTAGAATTAAAGAGAATATGGAGATATTTGATTTCGAACTAACACTGGACGAAATGACAGCTATAAAATCAATTGGTACCGGCGAAAGAGTAGCACCATTGACAGa agtACAAGGTCATCAATATTATCCATTTTCTATTCCATTTTAA
- the LOC127071283 gene encoding uncharacterized protein LOC127071283 isoform X2, producing MDRQSKPYLEKIAASIEERHCDLTGRHRYLREKITTMERSIPALMAYNMWKSGKTCDDAPFCKIREIMKKLSPDLDPTEKLLRNLKSTVKDLNTETTELHDKIIDADVKLEEADIELESLELANKEMNDQADKIEKEIRNYEGASLHSIHSDDVVCLTKIHQLAKDELELKNCITQLEEKEILYVEQLDRLLASREFQTISGNNKMLKRIQDLENNEKKMYCALQFYKNNVQQLKKELVRKKSDNNIDTTKGVTNPKQVRDKAQKIEEKEIDPSKTSKNRNEISNEETDQLKKESKLCICLKKFNHKIGPTSLKLTKSSTKMCPNVRSLKSNYARKNPCSVNLPCDLPPCAVLSSTFLFPSLYINI from the exons ATGGATAGACAATCGAAACCGTATCTCGAAAAAATCGCTGCAAGTATAGAAGAACGTCATTGCGATTTAACGGGACGTCACAGATATCTCCGAGAAAAAATCACGACGATGGAGAGATCAATACCGGCCCTTATGGCGTACAACATGTGGAAATCTGGGAAGACCTGCGACGATGCTCCATTTTGCAAAATTCGCGAAATCATGAAGAAGCTGTCGCCCGATTTAGACCCTACCGAAAAGCTACTTCGTAATTTGAAGAGCACTGTCAAGGATCTCAATACGGAGACGACGGAGTTGCAC gataaaattatcgatgcCGATGTTAAATTGGAAGAAGCGGATATAGAGTTGGAATCCCTCGAATTGGCGAATAAGGAAATGAACGATCAAGCtgacaaaattgaaaaagaaattcgtaatTATGAAGGTGCGAGTTTACATTCGATTCATTCAGACGATGTCGTTTGTTTGACCAAGATACATCAACTAGCTAAGGACGAAttagaattgaaaaattgCATAACGCaattggaagaaaaagaaatcctgTACGTGGAACAATTGGATCGTTTGCTTGCTTCCAGAGAATTTCAAACTATTTCCGGTAATAACAAAATGCTTAAACGCATTCAAGATCTGGAAAATAATGAGAAGAAGATGTATTGCGCGttacaattttataagaaCAATGTACAACAATTAAAGAAGGAACTCGTGCGAAAAAAGAGCGAT aataatatagataCGACAAAGGGTGTTACAAATCCAAAACAAGTACGAGATAAAGCACAGAAGattgaagaaaaggaaatagatcCTTCAAAGACatcgaaaaatcgaaacgAGATTTCGAATGAAGAAACTGATCAactgaaaaaa GAATCAAAATTATGTATTTGTTTGAAAAAGTTCAATCACAAAATCGGTCCGACGAGTCTAAAATTGACAAAGTCTTCAACGAAAATGTGTCCTAACGTACGTTCATTAAAATCTAATTATGCTCGGAAAAATCCTTGCTCGGTTAATCTTCCTTGTGACCTTCCTCCCTGTGCTGTATTATCAAGTACGTTTCTATTTcctagtttatatataaatatataa
- the LOC127071285 gene encoding aldo-keto reductase family 1 member B1-like, with product MVLNVPNVKFYNGNTVPQFGLGTWKSKPGEVTQAVKDAIDIGYRHIDCAHVYGNEKEVGEAIKTKITEGVVTRKDLFVTSKLWNTFHKPDLVEPALKKTLSDLGLEYLDLYLIHWPIAYKEGEDLFPKNSDGSPEFSNADYIDTWKAMEGVLNKGLTKNIGVSNFNSEQITRLLKNCTVKPVTNQVECHPYLTQKKLSAFCKEKEIVITAYSPLGSPDRPWAKPDDPKLLEDVKLLELGKKYNKTPAQILLRYQLDRGHVVIPKSVTKSRIAENSNIFDFQLKPDDIAYIDSFDCNGRICPMTGSEGSPYFPFAIPF from the exons atggttTTAAACGTACCGAACGTTAAGTTTTACAACGGCAACACTGTTCCTCAATTTGGATTGGGTACATGGAAG tCAAAACCTGGAGAAGTCACTCAAGCTGTCAAGGACGCCATAGATATTGGTTATCGGCACATTGATTGTGCTCATGTTTATggtaatgaaaaagaagtcgGGGAagcaataaaaacgaaaattacAGAAGGAGTTGTTACTAGAAAAGATTTATTCGTTACTAGTAAACTTTGGAATACTTTCCACAAACCTGATTTAGTTGAACCTGCACTCAAAAAGACATTGAGCGATCTTGGTCTTGAATATTTAgatctttatttaattcattggCCTATTGCTTACAAAGAGGGTGAGGACTTATTTCCAAAAAATTCTGATGGTTCTCCCGAATTTAGCAATGCTGATTACATTGATACATGGAAGGCTATGGAAGGTGTATTAAATAAAGGATTAACGAAGAACATTGGCGTTAGTAACTTTAACTCCGAGCAGATTACCAGATTACTTAAAAACTGTACCGTTAAGCCGGTAACGAATCAA GTCGAATGTCATCCATATCTAActcaaaaaaaattgtctgcattctgtaaagaaaaagaaattgttattacCGCTTATAGTCCTTTGGGTTCACCAGATAGACCATGGGCTAAACCAGATGATCCAAAATTATTGGAGGATGTGAAGTTATTGGAACttggaaagaaatataataagacACCAGCGCAGATTCTTTTGCGTTATCAA ttGGATCGTGGACATGTGGTAATTCCAAAATCCGTTACCAAATCACGTATTGCCgaaaatagtaatattttcgattttcaaCTTAAGCCTGACGATATCGCGTACATCGATTCTTTTGACTGTAATGGAAGAATCTGTCCAATGACAGG ATCTGAGGGCAGTCCTTATTTTCCGTTTGCCATTCCTTTCTAA
- the LOC127071283 gene encoding uncharacterized protein LOC127071283 isoform X1, producing the protein MTYTHTHICTYVYMCTIRQIFHPSCQLQTLLLTRQNLWLSNKINNQIFHRIFRIDQTIMATLHKTDRNGSITESFQCKCTKSETKMDRQSKPYLEKIAASIEERHCDLTGRHRYLREKITTMERSIPALMAYNMWKSGKTCDDAPFCKIREIMKKLSPDLDPTEKLLRNLKSTVKDLNTETTELHDKIIDADVKLEEADIELESLELANKEMNDQADKIEKEIRNYEGASLHSIHSDDVVCLTKIHQLAKDELELKNCITQLEEKEILYVEQLDRLLASREFQTISGNNKMLKRIQDLENNEKKMYCALQFYKNNVQQLKKELVRKKSDNNIDTTKGVTNPKQVRDKAQKIEEKEIDPSKTSKNRNEISNEETDQLKKESKLCICLKKFNHKIGPTSLKLTKSSTKMCPNVRSLKSNYARKNPCSVNLPCDLPPCAVLSSTFLFPSLYINI; encoded by the exons atgacatacacacacacacacatatgtacatatgtatatatgtgtacaatACGACAAATCTTTCATCCGTCATGTCAACTACAAACGTTGTTATTGACTCGACAAAATTTATGGCTTTCTAATAAAATCAACAATCAAATTTTCCATCGAATCTTTCGAATTGATCAAACCATTATGGCGACATTACATAAAACTG aCCGAAATGGATCTATTACGGAATCGTTCCAATGCAAAT gTACTAAGTCCGAAACGAAAATGGATAGACAATCGAAACCGTATCTCGAAAAAATCGCTGCAAGTATAGAAGAACGTCATTGCGATTTAACGGGACGTCACAGATATCTCCGAGAAAAAATCACGACGATGGAGAGATCAATACCGGCCCTTATGGCGTACAACATGTGGAAATCTGGGAAGACCTGCGACGATGCTCCATTTTGCAAAATTCGCGAAATCATGAAGAAGCTGTCGCCCGATTTAGACCCTACCGAAAAGCTACTTCGTAATTTGAAGAGCACTGTCAAGGATCTCAATACGGAGACGACGGAGTTGCAC gataaaattatcgatgcCGATGTTAAATTGGAAGAAGCGGATATAGAGTTGGAATCCCTCGAATTGGCGAATAAGGAAATGAACGATCAAGCtgacaaaattgaaaaagaaattcgtaatTATGAAGGTGCGAGTTTACATTCGATTCATTCAGACGATGTCGTTTGTTTGACCAAGATACATCAACTAGCTAAGGACGAAttagaattgaaaaattgCATAACGCaattggaagaaaaagaaatcctgTACGTGGAACAATTGGATCGTTTGCTTGCTTCCAGAGAATTTCAAACTATTTCCGGTAATAACAAAATGCTTAAACGCATTCAAGATCTGGAAAATAATGAGAAGAAGATGTATTGCGCGttacaattttataagaaCAATGTACAACAATTAAAGAAGGAACTCGTGCGAAAAAAGAGCGAT aataatatagataCGACAAAGGGTGTTACAAATCCAAAACAAGTACGAGATAAAGCACAGAAGattgaagaaaaggaaatagatcCTTCAAAGACatcgaaaaatcgaaacgAGATTTCGAATGAAGAAACTGATCAactgaaaaaa GAATCAAAATTATGTATTTGTTTGAAAAAGTTCAATCACAAAATCGGTCCGACGAGTCTAAAATTGACAAAGTCTTCAACGAAAATGTGTCCTAACGTACGTTCATTAAAATCTAATTATGCTCGGAAAAATCCTTGCTCGGTTAATCTTCCTTGTGACCTTCCTCCCTGTGCTGTATTATCAAGTACGTTTCTATTTcctagtttatatataaatatataa
- the LOC127071275 gene encoding probable tRNA (guanine(26)-N(2))-dimethyltransferase — protein sequence MDDDRCIKKAKLENVQNLKEGEAEILVTHKNVFYNPVQEFNRDLSIAVLSLFAKDQTNVSEQNNISKHTVVNKLNGESCSKSDGITILEALSATGLRSIRYAKEIEGIKEIIANDISAEAVKAIKLNIQHNGVGHLVKPSHEDATMIMYQNRRKGFHAVDLDPYGCPSIFLDAAVQCVTNGGILLVTATDMAVLAGNSPETCYVKYGAIALKTKACHEMALRILLQHIASHAGRYGRYIVPLLSISVDFYIRVFVKVFVSQLKCKDNASKTGLVYQCTGCESFNIQPLNTKKSNKFCKPHVTVDQHCKHCRHKHYIGGPIWIGLLHDQDFVSRLLSSLDNLKLETKQRIKGVLTMIHEEIDSPLYYTSDRLMSIIKCSTPPMVLIRSALLNAGYNVSYSHANKFSIKTDAPNDVIWDIVRAWEKHHPVKREKFNADNPALVILDTPSTINISFTVHPKANPISRQSGLSRFPENPAENWGPGTRAKTMIDVTMIESKKIKNQGKFKQKNKMLKDQRMENKDDNERTNTDLSSSNQDI from the coding sequence aTGGATGATGATCGATGTATCAAGAAAGCTAAACTAGAAAATGTGCAGAAtttaaaagaaggagaagctGAGATATTGGTAACTCATAAAAATGTGTTTTATAATCCGGTACAAGAATTCAATAGAGATTTGAGTATAGCTGTATTGTCGCTCTTTGCAAAGGATCAAACAAATGTAAgcgaacaaaataatatttcgaaacatACTGTagtaaacaaattaaatgGTGAATCATGTTCTAAGAGCGATGGTATTACCATATTAGAAGCTTTGTCTGCGACTGGTTTACGTAGCATCAGATATGCCAAAGAAATAGAaggtataaaagaaataatagctAATGATATTTCAGCTGAAGCTGTAAAAGCTATTAAACTAAATATTCAACATAATGGAGTAGGGCATTTAGTAAAACCAAGTCACGAGGATGCTACAATGATCATGTAtcaaaacagaagaaaaggtTTCCATGCTGTTGATTTAGACCCTTATGGTTGTCCTTCAATCTTTTTAGATGCGGCAGTACAATGTGTAACAAACGGGGGTATACTTTTAGTTACAGCTACAGATATGGCAGTGTTAGCTGGTAACTCTCCAGAAACATGTTATGTTAAATATGGTGCTATAGCTCTTAAAACGAAAGCCTGTCATGAGATGGCATTAAGAATTTTGTTACAACATATCGCGTCTCATGCAGGACGTTATGGACGCTATATAGTACCCTTATTATCTATCAGTGTTGACTTCTATATAAGAGTATTTGTGAAAGTATTTGTAAGCCAATTGAAATGTAAAGACAATGCTAGTAAAACAGGATTGGTATATCAGTGTACAGGTTGTGAAAGCTTCAATATTCAAcctttaaatacaaaaaaatcaaataaattttgtaagcCTCATGTAACAGTAGATCAACATTGTAAACATTGCAGACACAAACATTATATTGGTGGTCCTATTTGGATAGGACTCTTACACGATCAAGACTTTGTTTCTCGATTATTGTCTAGTTTAGATAACTTGAAATTAGAAACGAAACAACGAATAAAAGGAGTTTTGACTATGATACACGAAGAAATAGATTCACCTTTGTACTATACATCGGATCGTTTAATGTCTATCATCAAATGTAGTACACCACCCATGGTACTAATTAGATCTGCATTATTGAATGCAGGATATAATGTATCATATTCTCATGCAAATAAATTCTCTATCAAAACTGATGCCCCAAATGATGTCATATGGGATATTGTACGTGCATGGGAGAAACATCATCCAGttaaaagggaaaaatttAATGCGGATAATCCAGCACTAGTTATATTAGATACTCCATCGAcaataaacatttcttttactGTACATCCAAAAGCTAATCCAATTTCTCGACAAAGTGGCTTGTCAAGGTTTCCAGAAAATCCAGCTGAAAATTGGGGTCCTGGTACACGTGCTAAAACGATGATAGATGTTACAATGATAGagtcaaaaaaaataaagaatcaaGGAAAATttaaacagaaaaacaaaatgttgAAGGATCaacgaatggaaaataaaGATGATAATGAAAGGACAAATACAGATTTGTCGTCGAGCAATcaggatatataa
- the LOC127071286 gene encoding aldo-keto reductase family 1 member B1-like — protein MAASTLTLNNGTKIPVLGLGTWQGGDDPSVVERAIKDAVDAGYRHFDCAYIYGNEREIGKALREKIAEGVVKREDLYITTKLWNTAHKKEKVVPMCKESIKNFGFDYIDLYLIHWPVAYADDAKGLWPVDEKGNPLYGYEDYTDTWKGMEECVKLGLTKSIGLSNFNSVQIDRILSIATIKPVMNQVECHINLNQKKLREFCAKRNIAITAYSPLGSPLRPWAKSDDPQVKIDQTKEIAKKYKKSPAQVILRYLIDIGTIPIPKSSSKARIEENINIFDFKLTPEEIALIDTFDCGIRVCPAKEFEGHKDYPFKIEF, from the exons ATGGCAGCGTCGACATTGACATTGAACAATGGTACAAAAATCCCTGTACTAGGTCTTGGTACTTGGCAAGGTGGT gATGATCCATCTGTGGTTGAAAGAGCTATTAAAGATGCAGTCGATGCTGGATATCGACATTTTGATTGTGCCTATATATATGGAAATGAACGTGAGATAGGCAAAgcattaagagaaaaaattgcagAAGGTGttgtaaaaagagaagatcttTATATTACCACAaag CTATGGAACACGgcacataaaaaagaaaaagtagtacCTATGTGTAAAGagtctataaaaaattttggtTTTGactatatagatttatatcttatacatTGGCCGGTAGCTTACGCG gATGATGCAAAAGGACTTTGGCCAGTTGATGAAAAAGGCAATCCTTTGTACGGATATGAAGATTATACTGATACTTGGAAAGGCATGGAGGAATGTGTCAAATTGGGATTAACCAAAAGCATTGGTCTTAGTAACTTCAATTCTGTGCAAATTGATCGTATATTATCCATTGCAACTATAAAACCAGTAATGAATCAAGTTGAATGTCATATCAATTTGAATCAAAAAAAGCTAAGAGAATTTTGTGCAAAACGTAATATCGCTATTACTGCTTATAGTCCGTTAGGTTCTCCTTTACGTCCTTGGGCAAAATCTGACGATCCACAAGTTAAAATTGATCAAACTAAAGAGattgcaaaaaaatataaaaaatcgcCTGCACAAGTTATACTTAGATACTTG attGATATAGGTACCATCCCGATACCTAAATCATCGTCAAAGGCACGCATCGAAGagaatataaacatttttgatTTTAAGCTTACTCCTGAGGAAATAGCACTTATAGATACATTTGATTGCGGTATAAGAGTTTGTCCAGCTAAAGA atTCGAAGGACACAAGGATTATCCATTTAAAATAGAGTTTTAA
- the LOC127071474 gene encoding uncharacterized protein LOC127071474, whose translation MVLTIILITLFIVIFLQILSKFYKIYVYRKTINRIPGTVGFPFIGILINLMKLTKYEYYESYCKDPFRYKKGIYKLWLGNQALVYIYKPEYVQILLKNSTNINKSFFYNNFKPWLGNGLITSRGSKWFHDRKLITPAFHFSALDNFITIMVEKAEILINRIEKELEKNLGKKGININPLISDFTLDVICETAMGVNIHAQENATTGYSNHIRRVTSAVMYRIIRPWLNFDCIFALTAQGKKYFSSIKEIHRFDREVIKKKKEARRLKREEASEIDEFGRKKKKAFLDILLDINENNSNPLSDEDIREQVDTIMFAGHDTSSSAIVWTLLCLATEPEIQDKVYEELKNVFDEFDSAISIKTIFQLKYLEMVCKETLRLFPVIPAYSRQITEEITIDKYVIPKNTILSIHAYGLHHDPEIWTNPEKFDPDRFSTDETQHRNPYSFLPFSAGPRNCIGQKYASLEQKLVIAMLLRKWIVKSSIQRKDVKIYHSIVLQPLHDLHLYFVPRKQVYINIIIIKLIQIMDSTFLILTSISVLIFIKIFLSLYSAYVFRKTVNKLPGPRGNILFGTSSSARKLKKEDRLLKVQICSIKYKDGLFRTWLGTEATVHIHKPEHIEIILRSTTNIEKAPLYKYMEPWLGQALLTSTGKKWMRDRKLITPAFHFNILEQYAIVMSEKADIFVKCLEKHININPQESIDIFPYANRCTLDVICETAMGVNINMQEDTENEYGKAVHRFTELLMYRIFRPWLAWDWVFALTEVGKEYYSAINIMHTFTREVIKKKKLVRESKCNIADEDSLIFNEIGKPTRKAFLDLLLDARESDGNHMTDEELREQVDTVMFAGHDTTAAAISWTLFLLGNNEDIQNKVHEELDYIFSDSNESATTKEISQLKYLDRVAKEALRLYPSAPGFLRKLSEDVKIDDYIIPKGCVVALSSFGTHRHPDIWPNPEEFNPDRFLPENSKGRHPYSYIPFSAGPRNCLGQKYALLEEKFVLTAILRKWKVKSVQKQDNIKFYGALILRPSEGIYLHFIPKK comes from the exons atGGTATTAACGATTATACTAATTACTCTGTTCATAGTtatatttcttcaaatattatcgaagttttataaaatctatgtTTATCGTAAGACGATTAATAGAATACCTGGTACTGTTGGTTTTCCCTTCATCGGTATCCTAAtcaatttaatgaaattaacgaAATACG aATATTATGAATCCTACTGTAAAGATccgtttcgatataaaaaagggATTTATAAATTATGGTTGGGAAATCAAGCATTAGTGTACATTTACAAGCCCGAATATGTACAG ATCCTTCTCAAAAATAGTACGAACATAAACAAATCATTCTTTTACAATAACTTTAAGCCTTGGTTAGGAAATGGTCTTATAACATCGAGAG GTTCTAAATGGTTCCACGACAGGAAATTGATTACTCCGGCATTTCACTTTTCTGCgctcgataattttataacaataatggTGGAAAAGGCTGAAATTTTGATTAATCGTATAGAGAaagaattggaaaaaaatttagGAAAAAAGGGAATCAATATTAATCCATTGATTTCTGATTTTACGTTGGATGTTATATGCG aaacTGCAATGGGCGTTAACATACATGCACAGGAAAATGCAACTACTGGTTACAGCAATCACATACGCAG AGTCACTAGTGCAGTAATGTATCGTATTATACGTCCTTGGCTGAATTTTGATTGCATATTTGCTTTGACAGCCCAagggaagaaatatttttcatcaatcAAGGAGATACATCGTTTTGACAGAGag gtgataaagaagaaaaaagaggcaCGTCGATTAAAACGCGAAGAAGCCAGCGAAATTGACGAATTTG gtagaaaaaaaaagaaagcctTTTTAGATATCTTATTagatataaacgaaaataattctaatccATTGTCGGACGAGGATATAAGGGAACAAGTAGATACAATAATGTTCGCt GGTCACGATACTAGTTCTTCCGCTATTGTTTGGACATTGTTATGTTTGGCAACCGAGCCTGAAATACAAGATAAAGTTTACGAGGAActtaaaaatgtattcgatGAATTCGACAGTGCAATCagtataaaaacaattttccaattaaaatatttggaaaTGGTGTGTAAGGAAACTTTAAGGCTCTTTCCAGTAATACCTGCATATTCACGGCAAATAACAGAGGAAATAACGATAG aTAAATACGTAATTCCAAAGAATACAATATTGTCGATTCACGCTTATGGTTTGCATCACGATCCCGAAATTTGGACGAATCCAGAGAAATTTGATCCAGATAGATTTTCGACCGATGAAACGCAACATAGAAatccttattcttttttaccgTTTAGCGCCGGACCAAGAAATTGTATCGGACAGAAATACGCGAGTCTAGAACAGAAATTAGTTATAGCAATGTTGTTGCGAAAATGGATCGTTAAATCTTCAATTCAACGAAAGGACGTCAAGATATATCATTCTATCGTTTTACAACCGTTACATGATCTACATTTGTATTTTGTAccgagaaaa caagtatatataaatataataattattaaattaatacaaattatgGATTCGACGTTTTTGATATTGACCAGTATAAGCgttcttattttcataaaaatatttttatcgttatacaGTGCATATGTTTTTCGTAAAACGGTCAACAAACTTCCAGGACCTCGAgggaatattttatttggtaCTTCATCGTCCgcaagaaaattaaaaaaagaag ATCGACTTTTGAAAGTACAAATTTGTTCGATTAAATACAAGGATGGATTATTTAGAACCTGGTTAGGGACCGAAGCAACCGTTCACATACATAAACCCGAACATATCGAG ATAATTCTTCGAAGTACTACGAATATAGAAAAGGCACCCCTATACAAATACATGGAACCTTGGTTGGGACAGGCACTTTTAACGTCAACAG GAAAGAAATGGATGCGAGACAGGAAGTTGATCACTCCTGCTTTTCATTTTAACATATTGGAACAATACGCAATTGTGATGTCAGAGAAAGCAGATATTTTTGTGAAATGTCTCGAAAAACACATAAACATAAATCCACAGGAATCGATCGACATATTTCCATACGCCAATCGATGCACATTGGATGTGATATGcg agaCGGCAATGGGAgtgaatataaatatgcaaGAAGATACGGAGAATGAATATGGCAAGGCCGTTCATAG attCACCGAATTACTTATGTATCGTATATTTCGTCCCTGGCTAGCCTGGGATTGGGTATTTGCATTGACCGAAGTAGGAAAGGAGTATTATTCTGCCATAAATATTATGCATACATTTACTCGAGAG gtgattaaaaaaaagaaattggtgAGAGAATCAAAATGTAATATAGCCGATGAAGACTCTCTAATATTTAATGAGATAG GTAAACCAACAAGAAAAGCTTTTTTGGATCTCTTATTAGATGCCAGAGAAAGCGATGGAAATCATATGACGGATGAGGAATTAAGAGAACAAGTGGATACTGTTATGTTTGCT ggACACGATACAACCGCTGCGGCCATAAGTTGGACGCTCTTCCTTTTGGGTAACAACGAGGATATACAAAATAAGGTACACGAGGAgctcgattatatttttagcgATTCGAACGAATCAGCTACGACGAAAGAGATATCTCAATTGAAATATCTAGATAGGGTGGCTAAAGAAGCATTGAGATTGTATCCCAGTGCTCCTGGATTTTTACGAAAACTTTCGGAGGACGTGAAGATAG atGATTACATCATTCCAAAAGGTTGCGTTGTGGCTTTGAGCTCGTTTGGTACACACCGACATCCGGATATATGGCCAAATCCGGAAGAATTTAATCCCGATAGATTTTTACCAGAAAATTCGAAGGGCAGGCATCCATATTCTTACATACCGTTCAGCGCAGGACCGAGAAATTGTCTTGGACAAAAATATGCTCTATTGGAAGAGAAATTCGTTCTTACCGCGATTTTACGTAAATGGAAAGTGAAAAGCGTTCAAAAACAGGACAACATTAAGTTTTACGGTGCTCTCATTTTGAGACCATCCGAAGGAATATATCTTCATTTTATACCAAAGAAATAA